Proteins from a single region of Haloarcula laminariae:
- a CDS encoding NusA-like transcription termination signal-binding factor: MGVEISDEARRLVALFEDEAGVTVRDCVVDEDHDQVVYLVKRGQIADAIGPGGTNVAGVEERLGRDVKLIEDAERPEDFVANALAPAAVYNVTVSENGDTVAYAEVPQEDHGAAIGRDGRNIDAARRLAQRHFDIDGIELT, from the coding sequence ATGGGCGTCGAAATCTCGGACGAAGCGCGGCGACTGGTCGCCCTCTTCGAGGACGAAGCCGGCGTCACCGTCCGGGATTGCGTCGTCGACGAGGACCACGACCAGGTCGTCTATCTCGTCAAGCGCGGCCAGATAGCCGACGCCATCGGCCCCGGCGGCACCAACGTCGCCGGCGTGGAGGAGCGGCTGGGTCGGGACGTGAAACTCATCGAGGACGCCGAGCGGCCCGAGGACTTCGTCGCCAACGCCCTGGCGCCCGCCGCCGTCTACAACGTCACCGTCTCGGAGAACGGCGACACCGTCGCCTACGCCGAGGTCCCACAGGAGGACCACGGCGCCGCCATCGGGCGGGACGGCCGCAACATCGACGCGGCCCGTCGGCTCGCACAGCGTCACTTCGACATCGACGGCATCGAGCTGACGTAG
- the rpoA2 gene encoding DNA-directed RNA polymerase subunit A'' — MVSDDIEAVVEDTELPRRLKDEVYSTIEARGVGVEDADRIAQAVESRYMQTRVDPLDPVGTVSAQSIGEPGTQMTMNTFHYAGVAEIDVTQGLPRLIELVDARKTPDTPMMTVHLDEEYADDRERAHEVVWKIEATRILALGDISTNVADMLVQIDLNEETLQERWPTVDNTEAIAEEIAETIESNLGVQTRQADTVIEFGPEEPSYRDLLQLVEELREIVFKGIDEISRVVIRKEELEDGEEFVLYTEGSDFGEVLGIEGVDASRTTCNNIHEIYRSLGVEAARETLINETMNTLEEQGLDDVNVRHLMLVADIMTNEGTIESIGRHGISGSKDSVLARAAFEVTVNHLLDAAIHGEVDELDGVTENVIVGKPIKLGTGDVDLRMGTTQD; from the coding sequence ATGGTATCAGACGACATCGAGGCCGTCGTCGAGGACACGGAGCTCCCCCGGCGGCTGAAAGACGAGGTGTACAGCACCATCGAGGCCCGCGGCGTCGGCGTCGAGGACGCCGACCGCATCGCCCAGGCCGTCGAATCGCGCTACATGCAGACCCGCGTGGACCCGCTGGACCCCGTCGGGACCGTCTCGGCCCAGTCCATCGGCGAACCCGGAACGCAGATGACGATGAACACGTTCCACTACGCCGGCGTGGCCGAAATCGACGTGACCCAGGGGCTCCCGCGGCTCATCGAGCTGGTCGACGCCCGGAAGACGCCCGACACGCCGATGATGACTGTCCACCTGGACGAGGAGTACGCCGACGACCGCGAGCGGGCCCACGAGGTCGTCTGGAAGATAGAGGCCACGCGCATCCTCGCACTGGGTGACATCTCCACGAACGTCGCGGACATGCTCGTCCAGATAGACCTGAACGAGGAGACACTTCAGGAGCGCTGGCCCACGGTCGACAACACCGAGGCCATCGCCGAGGAGATCGCCGAGACCATCGAGTCCAACCTCGGCGTGCAGACGCGACAGGCCGACACCGTCATCGAGTTCGGTCCCGAGGAGCCCAGCTACCGGGACCTCCTCCAGCTGGTCGAGGAGCTGCGCGAAATCGTCTTCAAGGGCATCGACGAGATATCCCGCGTCGTCATCCGGAAGGAAGAACTCGAAGACGGCGAGGAGTTCGTCCTCTACACGGAGGGGTCGGACTTCGGCGAAGTGCTCGGCATCGAGGGCGTCGACGCCTCCCGGACCACGTGTAACAACATCCACGAGATATACCGGAGCCTCGGCGTCGAGGCCGCCCGCGAGACGCTCATCAACGAGACGATGAACACCCTCGAAGAGCAGGGGCTGGACGACGTGAACGTCCGCCACCTGATGCTGGTCGCGGACATCATGACCAACGAGGGGACCATCGAGTCCATCGGCCGCCACGGCATCTCCGGCTCGAAGGACTCCGTGCTGGCCCGGGCCGCATTCGAGGTGACGGTGAACCACCTGCTCGACGCCGCCATCCACGGCGAGGTCGACGAACTGGACGGCGTCACGGAGAACGTCATCGTCGGCAAGCCCATCAAGCTGGGCACCGGCGACGTCGACCTCCGCATGGGCACCACACAGGACTGA
- a CDS encoding DUF5781 family protein, which yields MDVHVQGGPAEPFLGARNLFSTEYDLDRPVTVRVRKDPDERTRVSHDAAGHRLTISRQAATSAMARELALHEFAHMHHNERGHPSHTQSTEEAIYLGLAGHSVERRKLTHCYQIANHMKDIYADDVWMSLVSGEKLVGFLEASLAAAVSDLPGGQPGWTQLTPAADPDITAVNAAFALALVERHDLVSGGHQLYDLAHAAAQDAEGIDMAEFKSYFAELSPDPDESEFRKALVDVTRAYATADSGQAAD from the coding sequence ATGGACGTACACGTACAGGGCGGGCCGGCCGAGCCGTTTCTGGGCGCGCGGAACCTCTTCTCGACGGAGTACGACCTCGACCGACCGGTGACGGTCCGGGTCCGCAAGGACCCCGACGAGCGCACGCGCGTGAGCCACGACGCCGCCGGCCATCGGTTGACTATCTCCCGGCAGGCGGCCACGAGCGCGATGGCCCGCGAACTCGCCCTCCACGAGTTCGCCCACATGCATCACAACGAGCGGGGCCACCCGTCACACACGCAGTCGACCGAGGAGGCCATCTACCTCGGGCTGGCGGGCCACAGCGTCGAGCGTCGCAAGCTCACCCACTGCTACCAGATAGCGAACCACATGAAAGACATCTACGCCGACGACGTCTGGATGTCGCTGGTCTCCGGCGAGAAGCTGGTCGGCTTCCTGGAGGCGAGCCTCGCGGCGGCCGTCTCGGACCTGCCGGGGGGCCAGCCCGGCTGGACGCAGCTGACTCCCGCCGCCGACCCCGATATCACGGCCGTCAACGCCGCGTTCGCGCTGGCGCTCGTCGAGCGCCACGACCTCGTGAGCGGGGGCCACCAGCTGTACGACCTCGCCCACGCGGCCGCCCAGGACGCCGAGGGCATCGATATGGCGGAGTTCAAGTCGTACTTCGCGGAGCTTTCGCCCGACCCCGACGAGTCGGAGTTCCGGAAGGCCCTCGTGGACGTTACGAGGGCCTACGCCACGGCCGATAGCGGCCAGGCCGCCGACTAG
- a CDS encoding elongation factor EF-2 gives MGRRKKIVEECETLMSDPEHIRNIAIAAHVDHGKTTLTDNLLAGAGMISDDTAGEQLAMDTEEDEQERGITIDAANVSMTHEYEDKNHLINLIDTPGHVDFGGDVTRAMRAVDGALVVVDAVEGAMPQTETVLRQALREGVKPTLFINKVDRLISELQEGPEEMQNRLLNVIDDVNELIRGMTEEMDDIEDWTVSVEEGTVGFGSALYKWGVSMPSMQRTGIDFGEIMELERADKRQELHERSPLSDVVLDMVCEHFPNPVDAQPMRIPRIWRGDEESELADDMRLVNEDGEVVLMVTDIGVDPHAGEIAAGRVFSGTLEKGQELYVSGTAGKNRIQSVGIYMGGEREEVEEVPAGNIAAVTGLKDAIAGSTVSSVEMTPFESIEHISEPVITKSVEAQNMDDLPKLIQTLQQVAKEDPTIQIEINEDTGEHLISGQGELHLEVIGQRIERNQGIPINTGEPIVVYREAPQSSSREVEGRSPNNHNRFYITVEPLSDDIVETIKMGEASMDMPELERREALQEAGMDKDDSQNIEHIHGTNILLDETKGIQHLNETMELVIEGLEEALDDGPLAAEPVQGSLLRLHDARLHEDAIHRGPAQVIPAVREAVHNALIDADIKLLEPIQEVRIDVPNDHMGAASGEIQGRRGRVDDMYQEGDLMVVEGVAPVDEMIGFSSDIRSATEGRASWNTENAGFQVMADNLQPDKITEIRTRKGMKTELPAAIDYF, from the coding sequence ATGGGCCGACGCAAAAAGATCGTAGAAGAATGTGAGACACTGATGAGCGACCCGGAGCACATCCGGAACATCGCCATCGCCGCTCACGTCGACCACGGCAAGACGACGCTTACGGACAACCTGCTCGCTGGGGCAGGTATGATCTCCGACGACACCGCGGGCGAACAGCTCGCGATGGACACGGAGGAAGACGAGCAGGAACGTGGGATCACCATCGACGCGGCCAACGTCTCGATGACCCACGAGTACGAGGACAAGAACCACCTCATCAACCTCATCGACACGCCGGGCCACGTCGACTTCGGTGGGGACGTGACCCGCGCGATGCGCGCCGTTGACGGCGCGCTCGTGGTGGTCGACGCCGTCGAGGGCGCGATGCCCCAGACCGAGACGGTGCTCCGGCAGGCCCTGCGCGAGGGCGTCAAGCCGACGCTGTTCATCAACAAGGTCGACCGCCTCATCTCCGAGCTCCAGGAGGGGCCCGAGGAGATGCAGAACCGGCTCCTCAACGTCATCGACGACGTCAACGAGCTCATCCGCGGGATGACCGAGGAGATGGACGACATCGAGGACTGGACGGTCTCCGTCGAGGAGGGCACCGTCGGCTTCGGCTCCGCGCTGTACAAGTGGGGCGTCTCGATGCCGTCGATGCAGCGCACCGGTATCGACTTCGGGGAGATCATGGAACTGGAACGCGCCGACAAGCGCCAGGAGCTCCACGAGCGCTCCCCGCTGTCGGACGTCGTTCTCGACATGGTCTGTGAGCACTTCCCGAACCCCGTCGACGCCCAGCCGATGCGTATCCCGCGCATCTGGCGTGGCGACGAGGAGTCCGAACTCGCCGACGACATGCGTCTGGTCAACGAGGACGGCGAAGTCGTCCTGATGGTCACCGACATCGGCGTCGACCCCCACGCCGGCGAGATCGCCGCCGGTCGTGTCTTCTCCGGTACCCTGGAGAAAGGCCAGGAGCTGTACGTCTCCGGGACCGCGGGCAAGAACCGCATCCAGAGCGTCGGCATCTACATGGGTGGCGAGCGCGAGGAGGTCGAGGAAGTCCCGGCCGGGAACATCGCCGCCGTCACCGGCCTCAAGGACGCCATCGCCGGCTCGACGGTCTCCTCGGTCGAGATGACTCCCTTCGAGTCCATCGAACACATCTCCGAGCCCGTCATCACGAAGTCCGTCGAGGCCCAGAACATGGACGACCTGCCGAAGCTCATCCAGACGCTCCAGCAGGTCGCCAAGGAGGACCCGACCATCCAGATCGAGATCAACGAGGACACCGGCGAACACCTCATCTCCGGGCAGGGTGAGCTCCACCTGGAGGTCATCGGCCAGCGCATCGAGCGCAACCAGGGCATCCCCATCAACACCGGGGAACCCATCGTCGTCTACCGCGAGGCTCCCCAGTCCAGCTCCCGCGAGGTCGAGGGGCGCTCGCCGAACAACCACAACCGGTTCTACATCACCGTCGAGCCGCTCAGCGACGACATCGTCGAGACCATCAAGATGGGCGAAGCGTCGATGGACATGCCCGAACTGGAGCGCCGTGAAGCCCTCCAAGAGGCCGGCATGGACAAGGACGACTCCCAGAACATCGAGCACATCCACGGGACGAACATCCTGCTCGACGAGACGAAGGGTATCCAGCACCTCAACGAGACGATGGAGCTCGTCATCGAGGGGCTCGAAGAGGCCCTCGACGACGGCCCGCTGGCCGCCGAGCCCGTCCAGGGGTCGCTGCTGCGTCTCCACGACGCCCGGCTCCACGAGGACGCCATCCACCGCGGTCCGGCACAGGTCATCCCCGCAGTGCGCGAGGCCGTTCACAACGCCCTCATCGACGCCGACATCAAGCTCCTGGAGCCGATTCAGGAGGTCCGCATCGACGTGCCCAACGACCACATGGGCGCCGCGAGCGGCGAGATTCAGGGCCGCCGTGGCCGCGTCGACGACATGTACCAGGAAGGCGACCTGATGGTCGTCGAAGGCGTCGCGCCGGTCGACGAGATGATCGGCTTCTCCAGCGACATCCGCTCGGCGACCGAGGGGCGTGCCTCCTGGAACACCGAGAACGCCGGTTTCCAGGTCATGGCCGACAACCTCCAGCCGGACAAGATCACCGAGATCCGAACGCGAAAGGGCATGAAGACGGAGCTGCCCGCGGCTATCGACTACTTCTAA
- a CDS encoding 30S ribosomal protein S7: protein MSADEDTPETEDAPEDEAAEEEVARAELFGEWSVTNIEYSDPSTERYITVTPIAHTMGRHSNKQFQKSEISVVERLINRLMQTDENTGKKQLATSIVSDAFEIVHERTEENPVQVLVEAVENSAPREETVRLKYGGISVPKAVDVAPQRRVDQALKFIAEGTYGGSFKTTTSAEEALASLLIGAANNDVSTYSVNQKEEKERVAAAAR, encoded by the coding sequence ATGAGTGCAGACGAAGACACCCCCGAGACCGAGGACGCACCGGAAGACGAGGCCGCCGAGGAAGAGGTCGCCCGCGCCGAGCTGTTCGGCGAGTGGTCGGTCACCAACATCGAGTACTCGGACCCCTCGACGGAACGCTACATCACGGTGACGCCCATCGCCCACACGATGGGGCGCCACTCGAACAAGCAGTTCCAGAAGTCCGAAATCAGCGTCGTCGAGCGTCTCATCAACCGGCTGATGCAGACCGACGAGAACACGGGCAAGAAGCAACTCGCGACGAGCATCGTCAGCGACGCCTTCGAAATCGTCCACGAGCGCACCGAGGAGAACCCGGTGCAGGTGCTGGTCGAGGCCGTCGAGAACAGCGCCCCGCGAGAGGAGACCGTCCGCCTGAAGTACGGTGGCATCTCGGTCCCGAAGGCCGTCGACGTCGCGCCACAGCGACGGGTCGACCAGGCCCTGAAGTTCATCGCGGAGGGCACCTACGGCGGCTCGTTCAAGACGACCACCAGCGCGGAGGAGGCTCTGGCCTCCCTGCTCATCGGCGCCGCCAACAACGACGTCAGTACCTACTCCGTCAACCAGAAGGAAGAGAAAGAGCGCGTCGCGGCCGCAGCGCGGTAA
- a CDS encoding energy-coupling factor transporter transmembrane component T family protein: MLTYRPGETVAHRLDARSKLVCQFGFAVAAFAGPTPRRLAALGVLAGLALAAGQLSPLRVVRSYRFVLFILLLSPLSAVVSVTQPYVVLSRAVEPLLSIARVVLVLAVAAVYVRTTPVRETRAVIQRYVPGRTGQALGVGVGLTFRFLPVLRRDLLTVRDAIAARGGGNRSVIDRAKRIAVVGLARALDRSDRLAVALRARCFAWNPTLPEMALSGRDYPVLALGLALALWPLV, translated from the coding sequence ATGCTGACCTACCGCCCCGGGGAGACGGTCGCCCACCGGCTCGACGCCCGGTCGAAGCTGGTCTGTCAGTTCGGCTTCGCCGTCGCCGCCTTCGCCGGCCCGACGCCGCGGCGGCTGGCGGCCCTGGGCGTACTGGCGGGGCTGGCACTCGCCGCCGGGCAGCTCTCGCCGCTCCGGGTCGTCCGGAGCTACCGTTTCGTCCTCTTCATACTCCTGTTGAGCCCCCTCTCTGCCGTGGTGTCGGTCACCCAGCCCTACGTCGTGCTTTCGCGGGCCGTCGAGCCGCTGCTTTCGATTGCCCGCGTCGTCCTCGTGCTGGCCGTCGCCGCCGTCTACGTCCGGACGACGCCGGTCCGGGAGACGCGAGCGGTCATCCAGCGGTACGTCCCCGGGCGGACGGGACAGGCCCTGGGCGTCGGTGTCGGGCTGACGTTCCGCTTTCTCCCCGTGCTCCGGCGGGACCTCCTGACCGTACGGGACGCTATCGCCGCCCGAGGCGGCGGGAACCGGTCGGTCATCGACCGCGCGAAACGCATCGCCGTCGTCGGGCTGGCGCGGGCCCTGGACCGCTCGGACCGGCTCGCCGTCGCGCTCAGAGCGCGCTGTTTCGCCTGGAACCCGACACTGCCCGAGATGGCCCTCTCCGGACGGGACTACCCGGTGCTGGCGCTGGGCCTCGCGCTGGCGCTGTGGCCGCTGGTCTAG
- a CDS encoding energy-coupling factor ABC transporter ATP-binding protein — protein sequence MISVDALTHRFGEAVALDDVTLSIPDGEFCLLVGPNGSGKTTLVRHFNALLEPDSGTVAVDGVDVTADPLAARTSVGMVFQQPRDQLVAATVGADVAFGPENLGLPRDEIDRRVASALSAVELDGRQDDHIDALSGGEQARVAIAGALAMEPTHLVLDEPFAGLDLRARRSLLARLDELQESGTSVVVVTHDLRDLRERADRIVVLDGGEIVTDGPPAEVGPLEPHGVDGGC from the coding sequence ATGATATCGGTCGACGCCCTCACGCACCGCTTCGGCGAGGCCGTGGCGCTCGACGATGTCACGCTCTCGATTCCCGACGGGGAGTTCTGCCTGCTGGTCGGGCCCAACGGGAGCGGGAAGACGACGCTGGTGCGACATTTCAACGCCCTGCTGGAGCCCGATTCCGGCACCGTCGCGGTCGACGGCGTGGACGTGACGGCGGACCCGCTGGCCGCGCGCACGAGCGTCGGGATGGTGTTCCAGCAGCCGCGGGACCAGCTGGTCGCCGCCACCGTCGGCGCCGACGTGGCCTTCGGGCCCGAGAACCTGGGCCTCCCTCGGGACGAAATCGACCGCCGCGTCGCGTCGGCGCTGTCGGCGGTCGAACTGGACGGGCGTCAGGACGACCACATCGACGCGCTGTCGGGCGGGGAGCAGGCCCGCGTCGCCATCGCCGGCGCGCTGGCGATGGAACCCACCCACCTCGTGCTCGACGAACCCTTCGCCGGGCTGGACCTGCGGGCTCGCCGCTCGCTGCTCGCCCGGCTGGACGAACTTCAGGAATCCGGCACGAGCGTCGTCGTCGTCACCCACGACCTGCGGGACCTGCGCGAGCGAGCCGACCGCATCGTCGTCCTCGACGGGGGCGAAATCGTCACCGACGGGCCGCCGGCCGAGGTCGGGCCGCTCGAACCCCACGGCGTCGACGGCGGATGCTGA
- a CDS encoding 30S ribosomal protein S12, giving the protein MANGKYAARKLKKDRQKHRWSDSDYARRERGLGKKSDPLEGAPQGRGIVLEKVGIEAKQPNSAIRKCVRVQLIKNGKQVTAFCPGDGAISFIDEHDEVTIAGIGGAKGRAMGDLSGVNYKVEKVNGVSMLELVRGNAEKPVR; this is encoded by the coding sequence ATGGCAAACGGCAAATACGCCGCGCGCAAGCTGAAGAAGGACCGCCAGAAACACCGGTGGTCCGACTCGGATTACGCGCGACGCGAGCGCGGGCTCGGCAAGAAGTCCGACCCGCTTGAGGGTGCACCTCAGGGTCGCGGTATCGTCCTGGAGAAAGTGGGCATCGAGGCAAAACAGCCCAACTCGGCGATTCGGAAATGCGTCCGGGTCCAGCTCATCAAGAACGGCAAGCAGGTCACCGCGTTCTGTCCCGGTGACGGCGCTATCTCCTTTATCGACGAGCACGACGAGGTCACCATCGCCGGTATCGGCGGCGCGAAAGGTCGCGCGATGGGCGACCTCTCCGGTGTCAACTACAAGGTCGAGAAGGTAAACGGCGTGTCCATGCTCGAACTGGTCCGCGGTAACGCCGAGAAACCGGTCCGATAA
- a CDS encoding DNA-directed RNA polymerase subunit A' has protein sequence MSSQQTPQEIGQLSFGLMDPEEYRDMSATKVITADTYDDDGFPIDMGLMDPRLGVIDPGLECKTCGKHSGSCNGHFGHIELAAPVIHVGFAKLIRRLLRGTCRECSRLCLDENERDEFRDRLTRTQDLGRDLNDVTKAAIRQARKKDTCPFCGEKQYDIKHEKPTTYYEVQQVLSAEYPALIAEAMEEADERIAPTDLAEETGIDGGRVQEIISGDFRPRQDDRRAIEKALNVDLTEEDMNKLMPSDIRDWFEDIPDEDIEVLGMNPARSRPEWMILTVLPVPPVTARPSITLDNGQRSEDDLTHKLVDIIRINQRFMENREAGAPQLIIEDLWELLQYHVTTFMDNEISGTPPARHRSGRPLKTLSQRLKGKEGRFRGSLSGKRVNFSARTVISPDPTLSLNEVGVPTRVAREMTQTMNVNERNLDNARRYVANGPEGHPGANYVRRPDGRRLKVTEKNCEELAEKVEPGWEVSRHLVDGDIIIFNRQPSLHRMSIMAHEVVVMPYKTFRLNTVVCPPYNADFDGDEMNMHALQNEEARAEARVLMRVQEQMLSPRFGENIIGAIQDHISGTYLLTHTNPQFNETQALDMLRATRIDELPEPDGEDETGEPYWTGRSLFSELLPDDLNLDFTSSAGDNVVIEDGQMVSGTIDEDAVGAFGGEVVDTIAKDYSKTRARILVNEISALAMRSIMHFGFSIGIDDESIPREAEEQINDAIDNAYDRVEELIDTYDRGDLESLPGRTVDETLEMKIMQTLGKARDSAGDIAEDHFDDDNPAVVMAESGARGSMLNLTQMAGCVGQQAVRGERINRGYENRTLSHFEENDLSSDAHGFVESSYRSGLGPKEFFFHAMGGREGLVDTAVRTSKSGYLQRRLINALSELETQYDGTVRDTSDTIVQFEFGEDGTSPVDVSSGEEGPAVDVEEIADSVLSEEFETESDKESFLGQTTERTNLSEHADDWWMAEGDD, from the coding sequence ATGAGCTCACAGCAAACACCACAGGAGATCGGGCAACTCAGCTTCGGGCTGATGGACCCCGAGGAGTACCGCGACATGTCGGCCACGAAGGTAATCACGGCCGACACCTACGACGACGACGGCTTCCCCATCGACATGGGGCTGATGGACCCGCGCCTGGGCGTCATCGACCCCGGACTCGAATGCAAGACGTGTGGGAAACACAGCGGCTCGTGTAACGGCCACTTCGGCCACATCGAGCTCGCCGCCCCCGTGATTCACGTCGGCTTCGCGAAGCTCATCCGCCGCCTGCTTCGCGGGACCTGCCGGGAGTGCTCCCGGCTCTGTCTCGACGAGAACGAGCGCGACGAGTTCCGCGACCGGCTCACCCGGACACAGGACCTGGGTCGTGACCTCAACGACGTGACCAAGGCCGCCATCCGGCAGGCCCGAAAGAAGGACACGTGTCCGTTCTGCGGCGAGAAGCAGTACGACATCAAACACGAGAAGCCGACGACCTACTACGAGGTCCAGCAGGTGCTCTCGGCGGAGTACCCCGCCCTCATCGCCGAGGCGATGGAGGAGGCCGACGAGCGTATCGCACCGACCGACCTCGCCGAGGAGACCGGTATCGACGGGGGCCGCGTCCAGGAGATAATCAGCGGCGACTTCCGTCCGCGACAGGATGACCGCCGGGCCATCGAGAAGGCGCTGAACGTCGACCTCACCGAGGAGGACATGAACAAGCTGATGCCCTCCGACATCCGGGACTGGTTCGAGGACATCCCGGACGAGGACATCGAGGTCCTGGGGATGAACCCCGCCCGTTCCCGGCCCGAGTGGATGATTCTGACCGTGCTGCCCGTGCCGCCGGTCACCGCTCGCCCCTCCATCACGCTGGACAACGGCCAGCGCAGCGAGGACGACCTGACCCACAAGCTCGTGGACATCATCCGCATCAACCAGCGGTTCATGGAGAACCGCGAGGCCGGTGCGCCACAGCTGATTATCGAGGACCTCTGGGAGCTGCTGCAGTACCACGTCACCACGTTCATGGACAACGAGATATCGGGGACGCCGCCGGCGCGACACCGCTCCGGCCGGCCCCTGAAGACCCTCTCCCAGCGGCTCAAGGGGAAGGAGGGCCGATTCCGTGGCTCCCTGTCCGGGAAGCGCGTCAACTTCTCGGCTCGTACCGTCATCTCGCCGGACCCGACGCTCAGCCTGAACGAGGTCGGGGTTCCGACCCGGGTCGCCCGTGAGATGACCCAGACGATGAACGTCAACGAGCGAAACCTCGACAACGCCCGCCGCTACGTCGCCAACGGCCCCGAGGGCCACCCCGGTGCGAACTACGTCCGGCGACCGGACGGCCGCCGGCTGAAGGTCACGGAGAAGAACTGCGAGGAGCTCGCCGAGAAGGTCGAGCCCGGCTGGGAAGTCAGCCGCCACCTCGTCGACGGCGACATCATCATCTTCAACCGCCAGCCGTCGCTGCACCGGATGTCCATCATGGCCCACGAAGTGGTCGTGATGCCGTACAAGACGTTCCGCCTGAACACCGTCGTCTGTCCGCCCTACAACGCTGACTTCGACGGCGACGAGATGAACATGCACGCCCTGCAGAACGAGGAGGCCCGCGCCGAGGCCCGGGTCCTCATGCGCGTGCAGGAACAGATGCTCTCGCCGCGCTTCGGCGAGAACATCATCGGCGCTATTCAGGACCACATCAGCGGGACCTACCTGCTGACACACACCAACCCGCAGTTCAACGAGACCCAGGCCCTGGACATGCTCCGGGCGACGCGTATCGACGAACTGCCCGAGCCCGACGGCGAGGACGAGACCGGCGAGCCCTACTGGACCGGTCGCTCGCTGTTCTCGGAGCTGCTGCCCGACGACCTCAACCTGGACTTCACCTCCTCGGCCGGCGACAACGTCGTCATCGAGGACGGCCAGATGGTCTCGGGCACCATCGACGAGGACGCCGTCGGCGCGTTCGGCGGCGAGGTCGTCGACACCATCGCGAAGGACTACTCGAAGACCCGCGCCCGTATCCTGGTCAACGAGATTTCCGCGCTGGCGATGCGTTCGATCATGCACTTCGGGTTCTCCATCGGTATCGACGACGAGTCGATCCCCCGCGAGGCCGAGGAGCAGATCAACGACGCCATCGACAACGCCTACGACCGCGTCGAGGAGCTCATCGACACCTACGACCGGGGCGACCTCGAATCCCTGCCCGGCCGCACTGTCGACGAGACCCTCGAGATGAAGATCATGCAGACGCTGGGCAAGGCCCGTGACTCCGCCGGTGACATCGCCGAGGACCACTTCGACGACGACAACCCGGCCGTCGTGATGGCCGAGTCCGGCGCCCGTGGCTCGATGCTGAACCTGACCCAGATGGCCGGCTGTGTCGGCCAGCAGGCTGTCCGTGGCGAACGCATCAACCGCGGCTACGAGAACCGAACCCTCTCGCACTTCGAGGAGAACGACCTCTCCTCGGACGCCCACGGCTTCGTGGAGTCCTCCTACCGCTCGGGCCTCGGTCCGAAGGAGTTCTTCTTCCACGCGATGGGCGGCCGCGAGGGGCTGGTCGACACCGCAGTCCGAACGTCCAAGTCCGGCTACCTCCAGCGCCGGCTCATCAACGCCCTCTCGGAACTCGAAACGCAGTACGACGGGACCGTCCGGGACACGAGCGACACCATCGTTCAGTTCGAGTTCGGCGAGGACGGCACCTCCCCGGTCGACGTCTCCTCCGGCGAGGAGGGGCCGGCCGTCGACGTCGAGGAGATAGCCGACAGCGTCCTCAGCGAGGAGTTCGAGACCGAGAGCGACAAGGAGAGCTTCCTCGGGCAGACGACCGAGCGGACCAACCTCTCCGAGCACGCGGACGACTGGTGGATGGCGGAGGGTGACGACTAA
- a CDS encoding biotin transporter BioY: MSETESVDLVGDEAVSNIALAAVLAALTAAFAYVSIPIPGLPAPVSFQVFGVYFAGLLLGPRWGGFSVGIYLLAGIAGAPVFSNGAAGLGYVLGPTGGYLVGFLLAAILIGALVHRGLDPKPLSDVSLSTQAGALVAGLVVIYAVGVPWLALSTGLPPVEAATVGAAVFLPGDAIKIAATLGLVKGGALVRQQSAAAA; encoded by the coding sequence ATGTCAGAGACGGAGTCGGTCGACCTCGTCGGCGACGAGGCAGTGTCGAACATCGCGCTCGCGGCCGTGTTGGCCGCGCTGACGGCCGCGTTCGCGTACGTCTCGATACCGATACCCGGGCTCCCGGCGCCGGTCTCCTTCCAGGTCTTCGGCGTCTACTTCGCCGGCCTGTTACTGGGGCCGCGCTGGGGCGGGTTCTCCGTGGGTATCTACCTGCTCGCCGGCATCGCCGGGGCGCCCGTGTTCTCGAACGGCGCGGCCGGGCTCGGATACGTGCTGGGCCCGACGGGCGGCTACCTCGTCGGCTTCCTGCTGGCGGCGATACTCATCGGGGCCCTCGTCCATCGCGGGCTCGACCCGAAACCGCTCAGCGACGTGTCCCTGTCGACCCAGGCCGGGGCGCTCGTCGCCGGCCTCGTCGTCATCTACGCCGTCGGCGTCCCGTGGCTGGCCCTGTCGACGGGGCTGCCGCCGGTGGAGGCCGCGACCGTCGGGGCCGCCGTCTTCCTCCCCGGTGACGCCATCAAGATTGCGGCGACGCTGGGGCTGGTGAAAGGCGGGGCGCTCGTCCGCCAGCAGTCGGCCGCCGCCGCATGA